The Synechocystis sp. PCC 7509 genome includes a window with the following:
- a CDS encoding lipid kinase, producing the protein MSQRALLLVNRHSRHGQKNLSEAIEQLKSLGLELMEESIDDPKKVSDTIRNYKNQVDLVIVGGGDGTLNAAVDGIVDTQLPLGVLPLGTANDLARTLSIPTTIPEACGVIAAGQTRRIDLGWVNGKHFFNVASLGLSVEITQKLTKESKRRWGVLAYAATAIQVVWRSRPFRAEISLNGKSIQVKTVQIAVGNGRYYGGGMAVTHDATIDDQTLDLYSLELKHWWQMLMLLPTMRQGTHTELSSVRSLHGQEFEISTRKHLPINTDGEITTYTPARFRVIPSAIAVLVPKS; encoded by the coding sequence ATGAGTCAACGAGCCTTATTATTAGTCAACCGTCATTCTCGACACGGACAAAAAAATCTATCTGAAGCTATCGAGCAATTAAAAAGCCTTGGCTTAGAGTTAATGGAGGAATCTATCGACGACCCCAAAAAAGTATCCGATACGATTCGCAATTATAAAAATCAAGTAGATTTGGTAATTGTTGGCGGTGGCGATGGAACTTTAAATGCGGCGGTAGATGGCATAGTTGATACTCAGTTGCCTTTAGGTGTTTTGCCTTTAGGTACAGCGAACGATCTGGCGCGAACTTTAAGTATTCCTACTACTATCCCCGAAGCTTGCGGGGTTATTGCTGCTGGTCAAACTCGGCGGATAGATTTAGGTTGGGTGAATGGTAAACATTTTTTTAATGTTGCAAGTTTAGGCTTAAGTGTAGAAATTACTCAAAAGCTTACCAAAGAATCTAAGCGCCGTTGGGGAGTTTTGGCTTACGCGGCTACAGCAATTCAAGTTGTGTGGCGATCGCGTCCTTTTCGAGCCGAAATCTCTCTTAATGGCAAATCTATCCAAGTAAAAACTGTACAAATTGCTGTGGGAAATGGTCGCTACTATGGTGGTGGAATGGCAGTAACTCACGACGCAACCATCGACGATCAAACGCTGGATTTATACAGTTTAGAGCTAAAACATTGGTGGCAAATGTTAATGTTATTACCAACTATGCGTCAAGGAACGCATACAGAGTTATCTAGCGTCCGATCCTTACACGGTCAAGAGTTTGAGATTTCTACTCGCAAACATCTACCGATTAATACCGATGGTGAAATAACTACTTATACTCCCGCTCGATTTCGGGTTATTCCTAGTGCGATCGCTGTTTTAGTCCCAAAATCCTGA
- a CDS encoding glycerol-3-phosphate acyltransferase produces the protein MLNEVWGALVIFFILPILGGLPLIAWFTYAVSRQQLTKLGTGNISVSAAFYHGGKIAGILAVISEATKGIVAVLVARTFFPTNPTWEIIALIALVMGRYWIGKGAGATNVVWGYLVHDWRIAALSFLIGGVSFTVLREREIGRFGVLVLFPILTMLLHANDSGRIVAAISLAVILGWIYKKLPDDLDLSPEAGQAESQATFRFFQGSKTIVSLDAELEVQKAGQKAATLSKLKRLGYPVPQGWLLPAGDDLEAIVAFLHPSTAERLVVRSSAVGEDSETASAAGQYDTVLNVTSQAQLRRAISRVIDSYDNQAAIDYRRHRAIAEDSMAVLIQKQVLGVFSGVAFSRDPVARTGDWVVIEALPGDATKVVSGQFTPEQYRVYIAPTMATGSSWVLPEDADITVEGIGDVPQKLIKQVAFLARHLESCDRSIPQDIEWSYDGETLWLLQSRPITTLLPIWTRKIASEVIPGLIRPLTWSINRPLTCGVWGEIFTIVLGSRASRLDFNSTATLHYSRAYFNASLLGEIFRRMGLPPESLEFLTRGAKFSKPPVLSTLQNVPGLMRLLGRELKLKKDFERDYRIHFSPALARLERDLTAESPQILLAEVDLILELLKKATYYSIMSPLSAALRFAVFKVQDRDIDNSLTPEVSAINAIARLATEARKLNIASFEDLAQTSKGQEILNQFEQLITQYGYLSEVGTDIAVSTWREEPQIIKDLFIRMVKGDNETQKRQIKRKKGFVQERVDLKGRVTEVYSRLLALLRWRFVALEKVWLLAPGEIFFLELEEVKGFRNRENIQKLIAKRRSQFLANSNNDPVPALVYGQAPTTIISSSAPITSRMQGIGASAGQVEGYVLVVRNLQAVGEITRETILVVPYTDSGWSPLLASAGGLIAEVGGRLSHGAIVAREYGIPAIMDVHNAMTLLKNGQRVRIDGQLGIVELL, from the coding sequence ATGCTCAACGAAGTTTGGGGCGCGTTAGTTATTTTTTTTATTCTGCCTATACTTGGCGGATTGCCGTTAATTGCTTGGTTTACTTACGCAGTTTCTCGCCAACAATTAACAAAATTAGGTACGGGCAATATTAGTGTTTCCGCAGCTTTTTATCACGGTGGTAAAATTGCCGGAATCCTCGCGGTAATATCTGAGGCGACGAAAGGCATTGTTGCGGTATTAGTTGCCCGTACTTTTTTCCCCACAAATCCCACTTGGGAAATAATCGCCTTGATTGCTTTAGTAATGGGTAGGTACTGGATTGGCAAAGGTGCAGGAGCGACTAATGTTGTTTGGGGTTATTTAGTTCATGATTGGCGCATTGCTGCACTATCGTTTTTAATTGGTGGAGTTAGTTTTACCGTTTTGCGGGAAAGAGAAATAGGAAGATTTGGGGTTTTAGTGTTATTTCCCATACTAACTATGTTGTTACACGCCAATGATTCTGGGCGGATTGTGGCAGCTATTTCGTTAGCAGTAATTCTCGGCTGGATTTATAAAAAGCTTCCTGACGATTTGGATTTATCCCCCGAAGCTGGACAAGCAGAGTCTCAAGCCACGTTTAGATTTTTTCAAGGGAGTAAAACTATAGTTTCTCTAGACGCTGAGTTAGAAGTACAAAAAGCTGGTCAAAAAGCCGCTACTTTATCCAAGTTAAAACGTTTAGGCTATCCCGTACCTCAAGGGTGGTTGCTTCCGGCGGGAGATGATTTAGAGGCTATAGTTGCCTTTTTGCATCCCTCTACTGCCGAAAGATTGGTAGTTCGATCTTCAGCAGTAGGGGAAGATTCCGAAACCGCTTCCGCCGCCGGACAATACGACACAGTTTTAAACGTTACAAGTCAAGCACAGTTACGCCGGGCAATTTCTCGCGTTATAGATTCCTATGATAATCAGGCAGCTATAGATTATCGCCGCCATCGCGCGATCGCCGAAGATTCAATGGCGGTTTTAATTCAAAAACAAGTTTTAGGGGTATTTTCGGGAGTAGCTTTTAGCCGCGATCCAGTAGCCCGTACAGGCGATTGGGTTGTAATAGAGGCGTTACCGGGAGACGCGACAAAAGTAGTTTCGGGGCAATTTACCCCCGAACAATATCGGGTTTATATTGCGCCCACTATGGCAACGGGGAGTAGCTGGGTATTACCGGAAGATGCAGATATAACTGTTGAAGGAATAGGGGATGTACCACAGAAATTAATTAAGCAAGTGGCATTTTTAGCGAGACATTTGGAATCTTGCGATCGCTCTATTCCCCAAGATATTGAATGGAGTTATGACGGCGAAACTCTATGGTTATTACAATCGCGCCCAATTACAACTTTGTTACCTATTTGGACTCGTAAAATAGCCTCAGAAGTTATACCGGGTTTAATTCGTCCCTTAACTTGGTCGATTAATCGTCCTTTAACTTGTGGCGTTTGGGGAGAGATTTTTACTATAGTTTTGGGAAGTCGCGCATCGAGATTAGATTTTAATTCCACCGCCACATTGCACTATTCCCGCGCTTATTTTAATGCTTCCTTGTTAGGGGAGATTTTTCGGCGCATGGGTTTACCACCAGAAAGCCTGGAGTTTTTAACTAGAGGAGCAAAGTTTAGCAAACCGCCTGTTTTATCTACATTGCAAAATGTACCGGGATTGATGAGGCTTTTGGGGCGCGAATTAAAGCTAAAAAAAGATTTTGAACGCGATTATCGAATCCATTTTTCCCCAGCTTTAGCGCGATTAGAAAGAGATTTAACCGCCGAATCTCCACAAATTTTATTAGCAGAAGTAGATTTAATTTTAGAATTGCTGAAAAAAGCGACTTATTACAGTATTATGTCGCCTTTAAGTGCAGCTTTGCGGTTTGCAGTATTTAAAGTTCAAGATCGAGACATTGATAATAGTCTTACTCCCGAAGTATCGGCAATAAATGCGATCGCACGTTTAGCCACAGAAGCGCGAAAACTAAACATAGCAAGCTTTGAAGACTTAGCACAAACTTCAAAAGGACAAGAGATTTTAAACCAGTTTGAGCAATTAATAACGCAGTACGGCTATTTAAGTGAAGTAGGTACAGATATCGCGGTTTCTACCTGGCGGGAAGAACCCCAAATAATTAAAGATTTGTTTATCCGAATGGTTAAGGGAGACAACGAGACGCAAAAACGTCAAATTAAGCGTAAAAAAGGGTTTGTGCAAGAGCGAGTGGATCTCAAAGGAAGGGTGACAGAAGTTTATAGTCGTTTGTTAGCGCTGCTGAGGTGGCGGTTTGTAGCTTTAGAAAAAGTTTGGTTATTAGCACCAGGAGAGATATTTTTTTTAGAGTTAGAGGAAGTCAAAGGTTTTAGAAATAGGGAGAATATACAGAAGTTGATAGCTAAAAGGCGATCGCAATTCCTAGCCAATAGCAATAACGATCCTGTTCCTGCCTTAGTTTATGGTCAAGCACCAACTACAATTATTTCCTCCTCTGCGCCGATTACTTCCAGAATGCAAGGAATTGGCGCAAGCGCTGGACAAGTTGAAGGCTATGTATTAGTAGTACGAAATTTGCAAGCAGTGGGAGAGATAACCAGGGAAACTATTTTAGTTGTACCTTATACTGATTCGGGTTGGTCGCCGCTACTAGCGTCCGCAGGCGGTTTAATTGCTGAAGTGGGCGGGCGATTATCTCATGGAGCGATCGTCGCTCGTGAGTATGGTATTCCGGCGATAATGGATGTTCATAATGCCATGACTCTATTAAAAAATGGGCAGCGCGTCCGTATTGATGGACAGTTAGGAATTGTAGAGTTGCTGTAG
- a CDS encoding aldo/keto reductase: METKQLGSTDIIISAIGLGGMPMSLSSRPEEAQSIAVIHRALDLGVTLIDTADSYCKDESDKHHNERLIAKALKEYQGNANVTIATKGGLMRPNGDWTRDGNPKHLKETIRTSFESLGGEKPIDVWQYHAPDPKYSIEESLKPAAEAVKAGLIRFVGVSNFSVEQIKRAREVVDIVSVQNQYNPWHRQPEFDGVLEYCESQNLTFLPWSPLGGSRKASKLGDIKAIASLAKNKEVSVYAIVLAWVRAKSPCIVPIPGASKVSSIEDSVKSVQVKLSLEEVQQIDKETAV; encoded by the coding sequence ATGGAAACAAAACAACTCGGTTCTACAGATATTATTATTAGCGCGATAGGCTTGGGAGGAATGCCCATGTCTCTAAGTAGTAGACCAGAAGAAGCCCAATCGATTGCGGTGATTCATCGCGCTTTAGACTTAGGCGTAACGTTAATTGATACGGCGGATTCCTATTGTAAAGATGAGTCAGATAAGCATCATAATGAGCGGTTGATAGCTAAAGCATTAAAGGAATATCAAGGAAACGCTAACGTTACTATTGCCACCAAAGGCGGATTAATGCGCCCTAATGGAGATTGGACGCGCGACGGCAACCCTAAACACCTAAAAGAGACAATTCGTACCAGTTTTGAATCTTTAGGCGGAGAAAAACCTATTGATGTTTGGCAGTATCACGCCCCAGATCCTAAATATTCGATTGAAGAATCTCTAAAACCTGCGGCGGAAGCAGTAAAAGCGGGATTAATTCGGTTTGTGGGGGTTTCTAATTTTTCAGTAGAGCAAATTAAACGCGCTCGTGAGGTAGTGGATATAGTTTCAGTGCAAAATCAATACAATCCTTGGCATCGACAGCCCGAATTTGATGGAGTGCTAGAGTATTGTGAAAGCCAAAACCTAACATTTTTGCCTTGGAGTCCTTTGGGTGGTAGCCGTAAAGCTAGTAAATTGGGGGATATAAAAGCGATCGCATCTTTAGCAAAAAATAAAGAAGTATCGGTATATGCGATCGTTTTAGCCTGGGTAAGAGCAAAATCGCCTTGTATTGTACCGATTCCCGGTGCTAGTAAGGTTTCGAGTATTGAAGACTCGGTAAAATCTGTACAAGTTAAGCTATCGCTTGAAGAAGTACAGCAGATAGATAAGGAAACGGCAGTTTAA
- a CDS encoding ABC transporter permease produces the protein MKRYFDVLRLLWGAAVSAELEYRINFVLATLTSLGNLAGSLFGLFLFYRTGYTFQGWSWAEALVVLGIFTLLQGFSSTFLAPNLNSIVKLVQQGTLDFVLLKPISSQFWLSGHTISPWGIPDIVFGGVLVFYAGNQLNIQISDYLLSAIPLIFGLASLYSLWFMLGATSIWFVKIYNVTEVLRGLLEAGRYPMVAYPTAYRFFFTFVVPVAFLTTVPAEAMLGRVQLGWIVGAGLLAIALLFISRAFWGYALRFYTSASS, from the coding sequence GTGAAACGATACTTTGATGTATTGCGACTGCTTTGGGGTGCGGCGGTTTCTGCTGAGTTAGAATACCGCATAAACTTTGTTCTCGCAACGCTTACAAGCCTAGGAAATCTAGCTGGTAGCTTGTTTGGCTTATTTTTGTTTTACCGCACTGGCTATACTTTTCAAGGTTGGTCTTGGGCAGAAGCTTTAGTTGTTTTGGGCATTTTTACCTTACTCCAAGGCTTTTCTAGCACTTTTTTAGCGCCTAATCTTAACAGCATTGTTAAGCTCGTCCAGCAAGGTACTTTAGATTTTGTACTTTTAAAGCCTATTAGTAGCCAATTTTGGTTATCTGGTCATACTATTTCGCCTTGGGGAATCCCAGATATTGTTTTTGGGGGAGTGCTTGTTTTTTATGCTGGAAATCAGTTAAATATACAAATTAGCGATTATTTACTCAGCGCAATTCCTTTAATATTTGGGCTGGCAAGTCTCTATAGTTTGTGGTTTATGCTTGGTGCTACTAGCATTTGGTTTGTGAAAATCTACAATGTTACAGAGGTACTTAGAGGCTTACTAGAAGCGGGGCGATATCCAATGGTTGCTTATCCTACGGCTTACCGCTTTTTCTTTACTTTTGTAGTTCCCGTAGCGTTTCTAACTACTGTTCCCGCCGAAGCAATGCTCGGTCGCGTACAGCTAGGCTGGATCGTTGGTGCGGGATTACTTGCGATCGCGCTTTTATTTATCTCTCGTGCTTTTTGGGGCTATGCTTTGCGATTTTATACCAGTGCTTCTAGCTGA
- a CDS encoding Uma2 family endonuclease: MTTQIAAQDQIIYPERDGQPMSDNTKQFRWIVTIQGGLDSLISGNPEVFVAGDLLWYPVEGDNKTRIAPDAMVVFGRPKGDRGSYLQWREGNIPPQVVFEVLSPGNRFGEMLKKLKFYERYGVEEYYIYDPDKEDFSAWLRSGDELQEIEQLSGFVSPRLGIRFEPKPTGLEIYRPDGQKFATYVELDEQRANAIALATQQAQRADRLAAKLLELGIDLDTL; encoded by the coding sequence ATGACGACTCAAATTGCTGCCCAAGATCAAATAATCTACCCAGAAAGAGATGGGCAGCCAATGTCGGATAACACTAAACAGTTTCGATGGATTGTGACTATTCAAGGCGGTTTAGATAGTCTAATTTCTGGCAATCCAGAGGTTTTTGTTGCTGGGGATTTGTTGTGGTATCCGGTAGAAGGTGACAACAAAACTCGGATTGCACCGGATGCAATGGTTGTTTTTGGTAGACCAAAAGGCGATCGCGGATCTTACTTACAATGGCGAGAAGGTAATATTCCTCCTCAAGTAGTTTTTGAAGTCCTTTCTCCAGGTAATCGATTCGGAGAAATGCTCAAAAAACTTAAGTTTTACGAGCGCTACGGAGTTGAAGAATACTACATTTACGATCCTGATAAGGAGGATTTTTCAGCTTGGTTGCGCTCTGGAGATGAATTGCAAGAAATCGAGCAACTTAGCGGTTTTGTAAGTCCAAGGTTGGGAATAAGGTTTGAGCCAAAGCCTACAGGATTAGAAATTTATCGCCCCGATGGTCAAAAGTTTGCTACTTATGTAGAACTAGATGAGCAAAGAGCAAATGCGATCGCACTAGCAACTCAACAAGCCCAACGCGCTGACCGTTTAGCGGCAAAATTGCTAGAGTTAGGCATTGATTTAGATACGCTTTAA
- a CDS encoding DUF305 domain-containing protein, which produces MGVINRKFVALAIIAIASTATGCTNVIQNPINSSADSVSNTDHSMMNHSMEMDLGAADVNYDLRFIDGMMMHHQGAVIMATEALEKSKRPEIKQLANNIIAAQKKEIAQMKQWRTAWYPAASQQPVAYGGANKSVMPMSAKQHESMMMSQDLGAADDKFDLRFLNAMIPHHEGALVMAKDAISKSTRSEVKQLNQNILTSQQAEITQMQQWRKAWYNK; this is translated from the coding sequence ATGGGTGTAATTAATCGGAAATTTGTAGCTTTAGCCATTATAGCGATCGCATCTACCGCTACAGGCTGTACTAACGTGATTCAAAATCCTATAAATTCAAGTGCTGATTCTGTAAGCAATACAGACCATAGCATGATGAATCATAGTATGGAGATGGATTTAGGCGCGGCAGATGTAAATTACGATCTGCGGTTTATTGATGGGATGATGATGCACCACCAAGGAGCGGTAATTATGGCAACAGAAGCTTTAGAAAAGTCTAAGCGCCCAGAAATTAAACAGCTTGCTAATAATATTATCGCAGCGCAAAAGAAAGAAATTGCTCAAATGAAACAGTGGCGCACAGCTTGGTATCCCGCCGCTAGTCAGCAGCCTGTAGCCTACGGTGGGGCAAATAAATCGGTAATGCCCATGTCTGCAAAACAACATGAAAGCATGATGATGTCACAAGACTTAGGTGCGGCGGATGATAAATTTGATTTACGTTTTCTTAATGCGATGATTCCTCATCATGAAGGTGCTTTAGTTATGGCTAAAGATGCGATAAGTAAGTCCACTCGCTCCGAAGTTAAGCAGTTAAACCAAAATATTTTGACTTCTCAGCAAGCAGAAATTACGCAGATGCAGCAATGGCGAAAAGCTTGGTACAACAAATAA
- a CDS encoding four-helix bundle copper-binding protein, producing the protein MTHHLALYQVNPEMKQCIQNCLDCHSICLNTVTYCLQQGGMHSELPHIRLMLDCAEICQTSANFMLRGSETCIRTCAICAEICLKCAEDCDRMGDDEQMKACAQMCRTCAETCRQMSMSMAG; encoded by the coding sequence ATGACACATCATCTCGCTTTGTATCAAGTCAACCCAGAAATGAAGCAGTGCATCCAAAACTGTTTAGACTGTCACAGCATCTGTTTAAATACCGTCACTTATTGTTTGCAACAAGGCGGAATGCACTCCGAATTACCTCATATTCGCTTAATGTTAGATTGTGCCGAAATCTGTCAAACCAGCGCGAATTTTATGCTACGCGGTTCAGAAACTTGCATTCGTACTTGTGCTATTTGTGCGGAAATCTGCCTTAAATGCGCTGAAGATTGCGATCGCATGGGCGATGATGAGCAAATGAAAGCCTGCGCTCAAATGTGCCGCACCTGCGCCGAAACTTGCCGTCAAATGTCTATGTCAATGGCTGGCTAA
- a CDS encoding heavy metal translocating P-type ATPase has product METLTLKLRGMSCASCAKSIEKAINNVPGVTNTNVNFGIEQATITYNPKKTNLDKIQAAVTEAGYSSSPQEDITSNDDTTETAARLAELKQLQRKVIVGAVISTILVIGSLPAMTGLHIPLIPAWFHNSWLQLVLTAPVQFWCGKDFYLSTWKALKRHAATMDTLIALGTSTAYFYSVFATIFPSFFTTQGLTPDVYYETAAIVITLILLGKLLENRAKGQTSVAIRKLIGLSAKDARVIRNGKEIDVPIQSVVVGDIVLVRPGEKIPVDGEIIAGDSTVDEAMVTGESLPVKKQIGDEVVGATINKTGSFKFRVTRVGKDTFLAQIVKLVQQAQGSKAPIQKLADQVTGWFVPVVIAIAIATFVIWFNSMGNLTLALITTVGVLIIACPCALGLATPTSIMVGTGKGAENGILIKGADSLELAHKIQTIVLDKTGTLTEGKPTVTDFITTNGTANQNELKLLRLAASVEKNSEHPLAEAVVKYAKAQQVSLVEVEKFQAISGSGVEGRVADIFIQIGTSRWLEELGIDTSALQNQQSSLEKSGKTAVWIAVDGEMQGLIGIADALKPSSIVAVRALKRLKLDIVMLTGDNRYTADAIAQQVGITRVFAEVRPEQKVSTVKKLQAEGKIVAMVGDGINDAPALAQADVGIAIGTGTDVAISASDITLISGNLQGIVTAIELSRATMRNIRQNLFFAFIYNVAGIPIAAGILFPFFGWLLSPIIAGGAMAFSSVSVVTNALRLRNFHPKASGEI; this is encoded by the coding sequence ATGGAAACCCTCACTCTCAAACTTAGAGGCATGAGTTGCGCTTCCTGTGCCAAAAGTATAGAAAAAGCAATAAATAATGTTCCTGGCGTAACTAACACCAACGTCAACTTTGGCATAGAACAAGCCACAATTACTTATAATCCCAAAAAAACAAACTTAGATAAAATTCAAGCGGCGGTAACTGAAGCTGGTTATTCATCTTCCCCCCAAGAAGATATAACAAGCAATGATGATACAACAGAAACCGCCGCCCGTTTAGCCGAATTAAAGCAATTGCAACGTAAAGTTATTGTAGGAGCGGTAATTAGTACAATTCTTGTAATTGGCTCTTTACCAGCAATGACAGGCTTACATATACCTTTGATTCCTGCTTGGTTCCATAACTCTTGGTTGCAATTAGTATTAACTGCTCCCGTGCAATTTTGGTGCGGTAAAGATTTTTATCTCAGCACTTGGAAAGCTTTAAAACGCCATGCTGCAACAATGGATACATTGATTGCTTTAGGTACAAGCACGGCTTATTTTTATTCAGTATTTGCAACAATTTTCCCTAGCTTTTTTACCACCCAAGGACTTACACCCGATGTTTATTACGAAACGGCGGCAATTGTAATTACTTTAATATTACTGGGTAAATTGTTAGAAAACCGTGCCAAAGGACAAACTTCTGTTGCTATCCGTAAGCTAATTGGCTTGAGTGCAAAAGATGCCAGAGTAATTCGCAACGGAAAAGAAATAGATGTGCCGATTCAATCAGTAGTTGTAGGCGATATAGTTTTAGTTCGTCCTGGTGAAAAAATCCCTGTAGATGGAGAAATTATTGCTGGAGATTCTACCGTTGATGAAGCAATGGTGACAGGGGAAAGTTTGCCTGTAAAAAAACAAATTGGCGATGAAGTAGTTGGAGCAACAATTAATAAAACAGGTAGTTTTAAATTCCGAGTAACCAGAGTAGGAAAAGATACATTTTTGGCGCAAATAGTTAAATTAGTCCAACAAGCCCAAGGCTCTAAAGCACCCATTCAAAAACTCGCAGACCAAGTTACAGGCTGGTTTGTACCCGTTGTAATTGCGATCGCGATCGCAACTTTTGTTATTTGGTTCAATAGTATGGGTAATCTAACATTGGCACTAATTACTACTGTAGGCGTATTGATTATTGCTTGCCCTTGTGCGTTGGGTCTAGCAACTCCTACATCTATCATGGTGGGGACAGGTAAAGGCGCAGAAAACGGCATTTTAATTAAAGGTGCGGATAGTTTAGAATTAGCCCACAAAATCCAAACCATTGTTTTAGATAAAACCGGAACACTAACTGAGGGAAAACCCACCGTTACAGACTTTATAACTACTAATGGTACAGCCAATCAAAATGAGCTAAAACTGTTGCGTTTAGCTGCAAGTGTCGAGAAAAACTCTGAACATCCCTTAGCGGAAGCTGTAGTTAAGTACGCCAAAGCTCAACAAGTAAGCTTAGTAGAAGTAGAGAAGTTTCAAGCGATTTCTGGAAGTGGTGTAGAAGGCAGAGTTGCCGATATATTTATCCAAATTGGGACAAGTCGCTGGCTAGAAGAATTAGGAATTGATACTAGCGCTTTGCAAAACCAGCAATCAAGTTTAGAAAAGTCGGGAAAAACGGCGGTATGGATTGCTGTAGATGGAGAAATGCAAGGTTTAATCGGGATTGCAGACGCACTCAAACCTTCCTCTATCGTGGCTGTAAGGGCGCTGAAAAGACTAAAACTAGATATAGTTATGCTGACTGGTGACAACCGTTATACCGCAGATGCGATCGCCCAGCAAGTAGGAATTACTAGAGTTTTCGCTGAAGTTCGCCCAGAACAAAAAGTTTCTACCGTGAAAAAATTACAAGCAGAAGGCAAAATTGTCGCTATGGTAGGGGATGGAATCAATGATGCACCCGCTTTAGCGCAAGCAGATGTCGGAATTGCGATCGGTACGGGAACAGATGTAGCGATTTCAGCTAGTGATATTACGCTAATTTCCGGCAATCTTCAAGGCATTGTCACAGCAATTGAACTAAGCCGCGCCACGATGCGAAACATCCGCCAAAATCTCTTTTTTGCCTTTATTTACAACGTTGCAGGGATTCCCATTGCGGCGGGGATTTTATTTCCCTTCTTTGGTTGGCTACTTAGTCCAATTATTGCCGGAGGAGCGATGGCTTTTAGTTCTGTTTCGGTTGTTACAAACGCTTTAAGATTACGAAATTTTCACCCCAAAGCAAGCGGAGAAATTTGA
- a CDS encoding cupredoxin domain-containing protein: MLNKKYLVGSLVSLGFLIIAASSPAFAQMPEQTTQFRRIEQPIGLKIGVTLGGLALIGTELWWFTFSKTKSQQAALNQGIQELTINVNGGYSPDRITVKSGQPVRLNFFRTDPSSCLEKVLLPDFHIAQDLALDRVTPVEFTPQKPGQYLFTCGMNMFRGVVEVR; encoded by the coding sequence ATGTTAAACAAAAAATATCTTGTTGGTAGTCTTGTTAGCCTCGGCTTTTTAATTATCGCAGCTTCTAGCCCAGCTTTCGCCCAAATGCCTGAACAAACTACACAGTTTCGACGTATTGAACAACCTATAGGTTTAAAAATAGGTGTGACTTTAGGCGGTTTAGCCCTAATTGGTACTGAGTTGTGGTGGTTTACTTTTAGTAAAACTAAATCCCAACAAGCCGCCTTAAACCAAGGCATCCAAGAGTTAACAATTAATGTCAATGGTGGCTACTCGCCCGATCGCATTACTGTAAAATCAGGGCAACCAGTACGGCTTAATTTTTTCCGTACCGATCCAAGTAGTTGTTTAGAAAAAGTTTTATTACCAGACTTTCATATCGCCCAAGACTTAGCCTTAGATCGCGTTACTCCGGTAGAGTTTACACCACAAAAACCAGGACAATACTTGTTTACCTGCGGCATGAATATGTTTAGAGGTGTGGTAGAAGTCCGGTAA
- a CDS encoding heavy metal-responsive transcriptional regulator — MLTQNAKLLLIGQVTALSNVPIRTIRYYESLGLIESGDRTGGGFRQFDESVLARLAFIKRSQSLGLSLQEISELLKVYDRGQLPCDDVKAKLKNKIVEIDQQIDELLTLRSELGGILSGWENFNTLQAGTICPVIQKN, encoded by the coding sequence ATGTTGACTCAAAATGCGAAATTACTGTTAATTGGTCAGGTGACGGCTTTAAGCAATGTCCCGATTAGGACAATTCGCTACTACGAAAGCTTGGGATTAATTGAATCAGGCGATCGCACGGGCGGCGGTTTTAGGCAGTTTGATGAGAGCGTTTTAGCAAGACTTGCGTTTATTAAGCGCAGTCAAAGTTTGGGTTTAAGTCTACAAGAAATTAGTGAATTGCTCAAAGTCTACGATCGCGGACAACTGCCTTGCGATGATGTGAAAGCAAAGTTAAAAAACAAAATTGTCGAAATTGACCAGCAAATTGACGAACTACTAACCTTGCGTTCTGAACTCGGCGGCATACTTTCCGGTTGGGAGAACTTTAACACCTTGCAAGCGGGGACAATTTGCCCAGTAATTCAAAAAAATTAG